The Ovis aries strain OAR_USU_Benz2616 breed Rambouillet chromosome 11, ARS-UI_Ramb_v3.0, whole genome shotgun sequence genome window below encodes:
- the CD300LG gene encoding CMRF35-like molecule 9 isoform X1, giving the protein MRPLLMLWGCLVLPGYGSVVDPKEISGFEGDTVSLQCTYGEELKKHQKYWCREAGLFISRCTGTVFSGEYGQEGRVSVHDNPRENRFTVILRNLTLKDTGKYWCGVKKLGFDKTMSVSLLVFPVTTAKLGKTEAEASPFAGTSLSKHTAASLYTGTSPHPATSPFARISPHPAASPYAGTSLHPAASPFARISPHPAASPFARISPHPATSPYAGTSLHPGASPFARISSHPATSPYAGTSLHPATSPPAGISQPATQLDSTSTEDTSFVPSSSSKSRVSVPLIRILAPVLVLLALLLATGLAALGSCMFQWREKAQLASETQKKDNVHLSHLALGNSCVPESTVIKLAEPTGPPASPEPSASSNTEIWCLSQTSEDDEASWRDHKGDMTPASTLPMSGDEPGFSKFSSV; this is encoded by the exons ATGCGGCCCCTCCTCATGCTATGGGGCTGCCTCGTGCTCCCAG GTTACGGATCGGTGGTGGACCCAAAGGAGATCAGTGGCTTCGAAGGTGACACTGTGTCCCTGCAATGCACCTACGGGGAGGAGCTAAAGAAGCACCAGAAATACTGGTGCCGCGAGGCCGGGCTCTTCATCTCCCGCTGCACTGGGactgtcttctctggagaatacGGCCAGGAGGGAAGGGTGTCGGTCCACGACAACCCGCGGGAGAACAGGTTCACGGTCATCCTGAGGAACCTCACCCTGAAGGACACGGGGAAGTACTGGTGTGGGGTCAAAAAACTGGGCTTCGATAAGACTATGTCAGTCTCTCTGCTTGTCTTTCCAG tCACCACAGCCAAGCTGGGGAAGACAGAGGCTGAGGCCTCTCCGTTCGCAGGGACCTCCCTGTCCAAGCACACAGCAGCTTCTCTGTACACAGGGACCTCTCCTCACCCGGCAACCTCTCCGTTTGCAAGGATCTCTCCTCACCCAGCAGCTTCTCCGTATGCAGGGACCTCTCTCCACCCAGCAGCTTCTCCATTTGCAAGGATCTCTCCTCACCCAGCAGCTTCTCCATTTGCAAGGATCTCTCCTCACCCAGCAACCTCTCCGTATGCAGGGACCTCTCTCCACCCAGGAGCTTCTCCATTTGCAAGGATCTCTTCTCACCCAGCAACCTCTCCGTATGCAGGGACCTCTCTTCACCCAGCAACCTCTCCTCCTGCAGGGATCTCCCAGCCAGCCACACAATTGGACTCTACCTCAACAGAGGACACCAGTTTTGTCCCCAGCAGCAGCTCCAAGTCCAG GGTATCCGTCCCTTTGATCAGAATCTTGGCCCCAGTCCTGGTACTGCTAGCCCTTCTGCTGGCCACAGGCCTGGCCGCCCTCGGCAGCTGCATGTTTCAATGGAGAGAAAAAG ctCAGCTGGCCTCGGAGACACAGAAGAAGGACAATGTCCATCTCTCCCACTTG GCGCTGGGGAACAGCTGTGTCCCGGAGTCCACTGTGATCAAGCTTGCAGAGCCCACTGGGCCTCCCGCCAGCCCCGAGCCCTCTGCCAGCTCCAACACGGAGATCTGGTGCCTGAGCCAG ACTTCAGAGGATGACGAAGCCTCTTGGCGGGACCATAAGGGAGACATGACCCCAGCCTCTACCCTCCCCATGTCTGGGGACGAGCCGGGCTTTTCAAAGTTCAGCTCAGTCTAG
- the CD300LG gene encoding CMRF35-like molecule 9 isoform X5: MRPLLMLWGCLVLPGYGSVVDPKEISGFEGDTVSLQCTYGEELKKHQKYWCREAGLFISRCTGTVFSGEYGQEGRVSVHDNPRENRFTVILRNLTLKDTGKYWCGVKKLGFDKTMSVSLLVFPVTTAKLGKTEAEASPFAGTSLSKHTAASLYTGTSPHPATSPFARISPHPAASPYAGTSLHPAASPFARISPHPAASPFARISPHPATSPYAGTSLHPGASPFARISSHPATSPYAGTSLHPATSPPAGISQPATQLDSTSTEDTSFVPSSSSKSRVSVPLIRILAPVLVLLALLLATGLAALGSCMFQWREKAQLASETQKKDNVHLSHLTSEDDEASWRDHKGDMTPASTLPMSGDEPGFSKFSSV; this comes from the exons ATGCGGCCCCTCCTCATGCTATGGGGCTGCCTCGTGCTCCCAG GTTACGGATCGGTGGTGGACCCAAAGGAGATCAGTGGCTTCGAAGGTGACACTGTGTCCCTGCAATGCACCTACGGGGAGGAGCTAAAGAAGCACCAGAAATACTGGTGCCGCGAGGCCGGGCTCTTCATCTCCCGCTGCACTGGGactgtcttctctggagaatacGGCCAGGAGGGAAGGGTGTCGGTCCACGACAACCCGCGGGAGAACAGGTTCACGGTCATCCTGAGGAACCTCACCCTGAAGGACACGGGGAAGTACTGGTGTGGGGTCAAAAAACTGGGCTTCGATAAGACTATGTCAGTCTCTCTGCTTGTCTTTCCAG tCACCACAGCCAAGCTGGGGAAGACAGAGGCTGAGGCCTCTCCGTTCGCAGGGACCTCCCTGTCCAAGCACACAGCAGCTTCTCTGTACACAGGGACCTCTCCTCACCCGGCAACCTCTCCGTTTGCAAGGATCTCTCCTCACCCAGCAGCTTCTCCGTATGCAGGGACCTCTCTCCACCCAGCAGCTTCTCCATTTGCAAGGATCTCTCCTCACCCAGCAGCTTCTCCATTTGCAAGGATCTCTCCTCACCCAGCAACCTCTCCGTATGCAGGGACCTCTCTCCACCCAGGAGCTTCTCCATTTGCAAGGATCTCTTCTCACCCAGCAACCTCTCCGTATGCAGGGACCTCTCTTCACCCAGCAACCTCTCCTCCTGCAGGGATCTCCCAGCCAGCCACACAATTGGACTCTACCTCAACAGAGGACACCAGTTTTGTCCCCAGCAGCAGCTCCAAGTCCAG GGTATCCGTCCCTTTGATCAGAATCTTGGCCCCAGTCCTGGTACTGCTAGCCCTTCTGCTGGCCACAGGCCTGGCCGCCCTCGGCAGCTGCATGTTTCAATGGAGAGAAAAAG ctCAGCTGGCCTCGGAGACACAGAAGAAGGACAATGTCCATCTCTCCCACTTG ACTTCAGAGGATGACGAAGCCTCTTGGCGGGACCATAAGGGAGACATGACCCCAGCCTCTACCCTCCCCATGTCTGGGGACGAGCCGGGCTTTTCAAAGTTCAGCTCAGTCTAG
- the CD300LG gene encoding CMRF35-like molecule 9 isoform X6: protein MRPLLMLWGCLVLPGYGSVVDPKEISGFEGDTVSLQCTYGEELKKHQKYWCREAGLFISRCTGTVFSGEYGQEGRVSVHDNPRENRFTVILRNLTLKDTGKYWCGVKKLGFDKTMSVSLLVFPVTTAKLGKTEAEASPFAGTSLSKHTAASLYTGTSPHPATSPFARISPHPAASPYAGTSLHPAASPFARISPHPAASPFARISPHPATSPYAGTSLHPGASPFARISSHPATSPYAGTSLHPATSPPAGISQPATQLDSTSTEDTSFVPSSSSKSRVSVPLIRILAPVLVLLALLLATGLAALGSCMFQWREKGAGEQLCPGVHCDQACRAHWASRQPRALCQLQHGDLVPEPGVDRGLWGPGAA from the exons ATGCGGCCCCTCCTCATGCTATGGGGCTGCCTCGTGCTCCCAG GTTACGGATCGGTGGTGGACCCAAAGGAGATCAGTGGCTTCGAAGGTGACACTGTGTCCCTGCAATGCACCTACGGGGAGGAGCTAAAGAAGCACCAGAAATACTGGTGCCGCGAGGCCGGGCTCTTCATCTCCCGCTGCACTGGGactgtcttctctggagaatacGGCCAGGAGGGAAGGGTGTCGGTCCACGACAACCCGCGGGAGAACAGGTTCACGGTCATCCTGAGGAACCTCACCCTGAAGGACACGGGGAAGTACTGGTGTGGGGTCAAAAAACTGGGCTTCGATAAGACTATGTCAGTCTCTCTGCTTGTCTTTCCAG tCACCACAGCCAAGCTGGGGAAGACAGAGGCTGAGGCCTCTCCGTTCGCAGGGACCTCCCTGTCCAAGCACACAGCAGCTTCTCTGTACACAGGGACCTCTCCTCACCCGGCAACCTCTCCGTTTGCAAGGATCTCTCCTCACCCAGCAGCTTCTCCGTATGCAGGGACCTCTCTCCACCCAGCAGCTTCTCCATTTGCAAGGATCTCTCCTCACCCAGCAGCTTCTCCATTTGCAAGGATCTCTCCTCACCCAGCAACCTCTCCGTATGCAGGGACCTCTCTCCACCCAGGAGCTTCTCCATTTGCAAGGATCTCTTCTCACCCAGCAACCTCTCCGTATGCAGGGACCTCTCTTCACCCAGCAACCTCTCCTCCTGCAGGGATCTCCCAGCCAGCCACACAATTGGACTCTACCTCAACAGAGGACACCAGTTTTGTCCCCAGCAGCAGCTCCAAGTCCAG GGTATCCGTCCCTTTGATCAGAATCTTGGCCCCAGTCCTGGTACTGCTAGCCCTTCTGCTGGCCACAGGCCTGGCCGCCCTCGGCAGCTGCATGTTTCAATGGAGAGAAAAAG GCGCTGGGGAACAGCTGTGTCCCGGAGTCCACTGTGATCAAGCTTGCAGAGCCCACTGGGCCTCCCGCCAGCCCCGAGCCCTCTGCCAGCTCCAACACGGAGATCTGGTGCCTGAGCCAGGTGTGGACAGAGGGCTCTGGGGGCCTGGAGCCGCCTAG
- the CD300LG gene encoding CMRF35-like molecule 9 isoform X7 yields the protein MRPLLMLWGCLVLPGYGSVVDPKEISGFEGDTVSLQCTYGEELKKHQKYWCREAGLFISRCTGTVFSGEYGQEGRVSVHDNPRENRFTVILRNLTLKDTGKYWCGVKKLGFDKTMSVSLLVFPVTTAKLGKTEAEASPFAGTSLSKHTAASLYTGTSPHPATSPFARISPHPAASPYAGTSLHPAASPFARISPHPAASPFARISPHPATSPYAGTSLHPGASPFARISSHPATSPYAGTSLHPATSPPAGISQPATQLDSTSTEDTSFVPSSSSKSRVSVPLIRILAPVLVLLALLLATGLAALGSCMFQWREKGAGEQLCPGVHCDQACRAHWASRQPRALCQLQHGDLVPEPDFRG from the exons ATGCGGCCCCTCCTCATGCTATGGGGCTGCCTCGTGCTCCCAG GTTACGGATCGGTGGTGGACCCAAAGGAGATCAGTGGCTTCGAAGGTGACACTGTGTCCCTGCAATGCACCTACGGGGAGGAGCTAAAGAAGCACCAGAAATACTGGTGCCGCGAGGCCGGGCTCTTCATCTCCCGCTGCACTGGGactgtcttctctggagaatacGGCCAGGAGGGAAGGGTGTCGGTCCACGACAACCCGCGGGAGAACAGGTTCACGGTCATCCTGAGGAACCTCACCCTGAAGGACACGGGGAAGTACTGGTGTGGGGTCAAAAAACTGGGCTTCGATAAGACTATGTCAGTCTCTCTGCTTGTCTTTCCAG tCACCACAGCCAAGCTGGGGAAGACAGAGGCTGAGGCCTCTCCGTTCGCAGGGACCTCCCTGTCCAAGCACACAGCAGCTTCTCTGTACACAGGGACCTCTCCTCACCCGGCAACCTCTCCGTTTGCAAGGATCTCTCCTCACCCAGCAGCTTCTCCGTATGCAGGGACCTCTCTCCACCCAGCAGCTTCTCCATTTGCAAGGATCTCTCCTCACCCAGCAGCTTCTCCATTTGCAAGGATCTCTCCTCACCCAGCAACCTCTCCGTATGCAGGGACCTCTCTCCACCCAGGAGCTTCTCCATTTGCAAGGATCTCTTCTCACCCAGCAACCTCTCCGTATGCAGGGACCTCTCTTCACCCAGCAACCTCTCCTCCTGCAGGGATCTCCCAGCCAGCCACACAATTGGACTCTACCTCAACAGAGGACACCAGTTTTGTCCCCAGCAGCAGCTCCAAGTCCAG GGTATCCGTCCCTTTGATCAGAATCTTGGCCCCAGTCCTGGTACTGCTAGCCCTTCTGCTGGCCACAGGCCTGGCCGCCCTCGGCAGCTGCATGTTTCAATGGAGAGAAAAAG GCGCTGGGGAACAGCTGTGTCCCGGAGTCCACTGTGATCAAGCTTGCAGAGCCCACTGGGCCTCCCGCCAGCCCCGAGCCCTCTGCCAGCTCCAACACGGAGATCTGGTGCCTGAGCCAG ACTTCAGAGGATGA
- the CD300LG gene encoding CMRF35-like molecule 9 isoform X22: MRPLLMLWGCLVLPGYGSVVDPKEISGFEGDTVSLQCTYGEELKKHQKYWCREAGLFISRCTGTVFSGEYGQEGRVSVHDNPRENRFTVILRNLTLKDTGKYWCGVKKLGFDKTMSVSLLVFPVTTAKLGKTEAEASPFAGTSLSKHTAASLYTGTSPHPATSPFARISPHPAASPYAGTSLHPAASPFARISPHPAASPFARISPHPATSPYAGTSLHPGASPFARISSHPATSPYAGTSLHPATSPPAGISQPATQLDSTSTEDTSFVPSSSSKSSSAGLGDTEEGQCPSLPLVSL, from the exons ATGCGGCCCCTCCTCATGCTATGGGGCTGCCTCGTGCTCCCAG GTTACGGATCGGTGGTGGACCCAAAGGAGATCAGTGGCTTCGAAGGTGACACTGTGTCCCTGCAATGCACCTACGGGGAGGAGCTAAAGAAGCACCAGAAATACTGGTGCCGCGAGGCCGGGCTCTTCATCTCCCGCTGCACTGGGactgtcttctctggagaatacGGCCAGGAGGGAAGGGTGTCGGTCCACGACAACCCGCGGGAGAACAGGTTCACGGTCATCCTGAGGAACCTCACCCTGAAGGACACGGGGAAGTACTGGTGTGGGGTCAAAAAACTGGGCTTCGATAAGACTATGTCAGTCTCTCTGCTTGTCTTTCCAG tCACCACAGCCAAGCTGGGGAAGACAGAGGCTGAGGCCTCTCCGTTCGCAGGGACCTCCCTGTCCAAGCACACAGCAGCTTCTCTGTACACAGGGACCTCTCCTCACCCGGCAACCTCTCCGTTTGCAAGGATCTCTCCTCACCCAGCAGCTTCTCCGTATGCAGGGACCTCTCTCCACCCAGCAGCTTCTCCATTTGCAAGGATCTCTCCTCACCCAGCAGCTTCTCCATTTGCAAGGATCTCTCCTCACCCAGCAACCTCTCCGTATGCAGGGACCTCTCTCCACCCAGGAGCTTCTCCATTTGCAAGGATCTCTTCTCACCCAGCAACCTCTCCGTATGCAGGGACCTCTCTTCACCCAGCAACCTCTCCTCCTGCAGGGATCTCCCAGCCAGCCACACAATTGGACTCTACCTCAACAGAGGACACCAGTTTTGTCCCCAGCAGCAGCTCCAAGTCCAG ctCAGCTGGCCTCGGAGACACAGAAGAAGGACAATGTCCATCTCTCCCACTTG TGAGTCTGTGA
- the CD300LG gene encoding CMRF35-like molecule 9 isoform X8 codes for MRPLLMLWGCLVLPGYGSVVDPKEISGFEGDTVSLQCTYGEELKKHQKYWCREAGLFISRCTGTVFSGEYGQEGRVSVHDNPRENRFTVILRNLTLKDTGKYWCGVKKLGFDKTMSVSLLVFPVTTAKLGKTEAEASPFAGTSLSKHTAASLYTGTSPHPATSPFARISPHPAASPYAGTSLHPAASPFARISPHPAASPFARISPHPATSPYAGTSLHPGASPFARISSHPATSPYAGTSLHPATSPPAGISQPATQLDSTSTEDTSFVPSSSSKSSSAGLGDTEEGQCPSLPLGAGEQLCPGVHCDQACRAHWASRQPRALCQLQHGDLVPEPGVDRGLWGPGAA; via the exons ATGCGGCCCCTCCTCATGCTATGGGGCTGCCTCGTGCTCCCAG GTTACGGATCGGTGGTGGACCCAAAGGAGATCAGTGGCTTCGAAGGTGACACTGTGTCCCTGCAATGCACCTACGGGGAGGAGCTAAAGAAGCACCAGAAATACTGGTGCCGCGAGGCCGGGCTCTTCATCTCCCGCTGCACTGGGactgtcttctctggagaatacGGCCAGGAGGGAAGGGTGTCGGTCCACGACAACCCGCGGGAGAACAGGTTCACGGTCATCCTGAGGAACCTCACCCTGAAGGACACGGGGAAGTACTGGTGTGGGGTCAAAAAACTGGGCTTCGATAAGACTATGTCAGTCTCTCTGCTTGTCTTTCCAG tCACCACAGCCAAGCTGGGGAAGACAGAGGCTGAGGCCTCTCCGTTCGCAGGGACCTCCCTGTCCAAGCACACAGCAGCTTCTCTGTACACAGGGACCTCTCCTCACCCGGCAACCTCTCCGTTTGCAAGGATCTCTCCTCACCCAGCAGCTTCTCCGTATGCAGGGACCTCTCTCCACCCAGCAGCTTCTCCATTTGCAAGGATCTCTCCTCACCCAGCAGCTTCTCCATTTGCAAGGATCTCTCCTCACCCAGCAACCTCTCCGTATGCAGGGACCTCTCTCCACCCAGGAGCTTCTCCATTTGCAAGGATCTCTTCTCACCCAGCAACCTCTCCGTATGCAGGGACCTCTCTTCACCCAGCAACCTCTCCTCCTGCAGGGATCTCCCAGCCAGCCACACAATTGGACTCTACCTCAACAGAGGACACCAGTTTTGTCCCCAGCAGCAGCTCCAAGTCCAG ctCAGCTGGCCTCGGAGACACAGAAGAAGGACAATGTCCATCTCTCCCACTTG GCGCTGGGGAACAGCTGTGTCCCGGAGTCCACTGTGATCAAGCTTGCAGAGCCCACTGGGCCTCCCGCCAGCCCCGAGCCCTCTGCCAGCTCCAACACGGAGATCTGGTGCCTGAGCCAGGTGTGGACAGAGGGCTCTGGGGGCCTGGAGCCGCCTAG
- the CD300LG gene encoding CMRF35-like molecule 9 isoform X10 — MRPLLMLWGCLVLPGYGSVVDPKEISGFEGDTVSLQCTYGEELKKHQKYWCREAGLFISRCTGTVFSGEYGQEGRVSVHDNPRENRFTVILRNLTLKDTGKYWCGVKKLGFDKTMSVSLLVFPVTTAKLGKTEAEASPFAGTSLSKHTAASLYTGTSPHPATSPFARISPHPAASPYAGTSLHPAASPFARISPHPAASPFARISPHPATSPYAGTSLHPGASPFARISSHPATSPYAGTSLHPATSPPAGISQPATQLDSTSTEDTSFVPSSSSKSRLLPSRPQGIRPFDQNLGPSPGTASPSAGHRPGRPRQLHVSMERKSSAGLGDTEEGQCPSLPLVSL, encoded by the exons ATGCGGCCCCTCCTCATGCTATGGGGCTGCCTCGTGCTCCCAG GTTACGGATCGGTGGTGGACCCAAAGGAGATCAGTGGCTTCGAAGGTGACACTGTGTCCCTGCAATGCACCTACGGGGAGGAGCTAAAGAAGCACCAGAAATACTGGTGCCGCGAGGCCGGGCTCTTCATCTCCCGCTGCACTGGGactgtcttctctggagaatacGGCCAGGAGGGAAGGGTGTCGGTCCACGACAACCCGCGGGAGAACAGGTTCACGGTCATCCTGAGGAACCTCACCCTGAAGGACACGGGGAAGTACTGGTGTGGGGTCAAAAAACTGGGCTTCGATAAGACTATGTCAGTCTCTCTGCTTGTCTTTCCAG tCACCACAGCCAAGCTGGGGAAGACAGAGGCTGAGGCCTCTCCGTTCGCAGGGACCTCCCTGTCCAAGCACACAGCAGCTTCTCTGTACACAGGGACCTCTCCTCACCCGGCAACCTCTCCGTTTGCAAGGATCTCTCCTCACCCAGCAGCTTCTCCGTATGCAGGGACCTCTCTCCACCCAGCAGCTTCTCCATTTGCAAGGATCTCTCCTCACCCAGCAGCTTCTCCATTTGCAAGGATCTCTCCTCACCCAGCAACCTCTCCGTATGCAGGGACCTCTCTCCACCCAGGAGCTTCTCCATTTGCAAGGATCTCTTCTCACCCAGCAACCTCTCCGTATGCAGGGACCTCTCTTCACCCAGCAACCTCTCCTCCTGCAGGGATCTCCCAGCCAGCCACACAATTGGACTCTACCTCAACAGAGGACACCAGTTTTGTCCCCAGCAGCAGCTCCAAGTCCAG gctccttccatcTCGCCCACAGGGTATCCGTCCCTTTGATCAGAATCTTGGCCCCAGTCCTGGTACTGCTAGCCCTTCTGCTGGCCACAGGCCTGGCCGCCCTCGGCAGCTGCATGTTTCAATGGAGAGAAAAAG ctCAGCTGGCCTCGGAGACACAGAAGAAGGACAATGTCCATCTCTCCCACTTG TGAGTCTGTGA
- the CD300LG gene encoding CMRF35-like molecule 9 isoform X20, with protein sequence MRPLLMLWGCLVLPGYGSVVDPKEISGFEGDTVSLQCTYGEELKKHQKYWCREAGLFISRCTGTVFSGEYGQEGRVSVHDNPRENRFTVILRNLTLKDTGKYWCGVKKLGFDKTMSVSLLVFPGTSLHPGASPFARISSHPATSPYAGTSLHPATSPPAGISQPATQLDSTSTEDTSFVPSSSSKSRLLPSRPQGIRPFDQNLGPSPGTASPSAGHRPGRPRQLHVSMERKSSAGLGDTEEGQCPSLPLGAGEQLCPGVHCDQACRAHWASRQPRALCQLQHGDLVPEPGVDRGLWGPGAA encoded by the exons ATGCGGCCCCTCCTCATGCTATGGGGCTGCCTCGTGCTCCCAG GTTACGGATCGGTGGTGGACCCAAAGGAGATCAGTGGCTTCGAAGGTGACACTGTGTCCCTGCAATGCACCTACGGGGAGGAGCTAAAGAAGCACCAGAAATACTGGTGCCGCGAGGCCGGGCTCTTCATCTCCCGCTGCACTGGGactgtcttctctggagaatacGGCCAGGAGGGAAGGGTGTCGGTCCACGACAACCCGCGGGAGAACAGGTTCACGGTCATCCTGAGGAACCTCACCCTGAAGGACACGGGGAAGTACTGGTGTGGGGTCAAAAAACTGGGCTTCGATAAGACTATGTCAGTCTCTCTGCTTGTCTTTCCAG GGACCTCTCTCCACCCAGGAGCTTCTCCATTTGCAAGGATCTCTTCTCACCCAGCAACCTCTCCGTATGCAGGGACCTCTCTTCACCCAGCAACCTCTCCTCCTGCAGGGATCTCCCAGCCAGCCACACAATTGGACTCTACCTCAACAGAGGACACCAGTTTTGTCCCCAGCAGCAGCTCCAAGTCCAG gctccttccatcTCGCCCACAGGGTATCCGTCCCTTTGATCAGAATCTTGGCCCCAGTCCTGGTACTGCTAGCCCTTCTGCTGGCCACAGGCCTGGCCGCCCTCGGCAGCTGCATGTTTCAATGGAGAGAAAAAG ctCAGCTGGCCTCGGAGACACAGAAGAAGGACAATGTCCATCTCTCCCACTTG GCGCTGGGGAACAGCTGTGTCCCGGAGTCCACTGTGATCAAGCTTGCAGAGCCCACTGGGCCTCCCGCCAGCCCCGAGCCCTCTGCCAGCTCCAACACGGAGATCTGGTGCCTGAGCCAGGTGTGGACAGAGGGCTCTGGGGGCCTGGAGCCGCCTAG
- the CD300LG gene encoding CMRF35-like molecule 9 isoform X11 produces MRPLLMLWGCLVLPGYGSVVDPKEISGFEGDTVSLQCTYGEELKKHQKYWCREAGLFISRCTGTVFSGEYGQEGRVSVHDNPRENRFTVILRNLTLKDTGKYWCGVKKLGFDKTMSVSLLVFPGTSPHPATSPFARISPHPAASPYAGTSLHPAASPFARISPHPAASPFARISPHPATSPYAGTSLHPGASPFARISSHPATSPYAGTSLHPATSPPAGISQPATQLDSTSTEDTSFVPSSSSKSRVSVPLIRILAPVLVLLALLLATGLAALGSCMFQWREKAQLASETQKKDNVHLSHLTSEDDEASWRDHKGDMTPASTLPMSGDEPGFSKFSSV; encoded by the exons ATGCGGCCCCTCCTCATGCTATGGGGCTGCCTCGTGCTCCCAG GTTACGGATCGGTGGTGGACCCAAAGGAGATCAGTGGCTTCGAAGGTGACACTGTGTCCCTGCAATGCACCTACGGGGAGGAGCTAAAGAAGCACCAGAAATACTGGTGCCGCGAGGCCGGGCTCTTCATCTCCCGCTGCACTGGGactgtcttctctggagaatacGGCCAGGAGGGAAGGGTGTCGGTCCACGACAACCCGCGGGAGAACAGGTTCACGGTCATCCTGAGGAACCTCACCCTGAAGGACACGGGGAAGTACTGGTGTGGGGTCAAAAAACTGGGCTTCGATAAGACTATGTCAGTCTCTCTGCTTGTCTTTCCAG GGACCTCTCCTCACCCGGCAACCTCTCCGTTTGCAAGGATCTCTCCTCACCCAGCAGCTTCTCCGTATGCAGGGACCTCTCTCCACCCAGCAGCTTCTCCATTTGCAAGGATCTCTCCTCACCCAGCAGCTTCTCCATTTGCAAGGATCTCTCCTCACCCAGCAACCTCTCCGTATGCAGGGACCTCTCTCCACCCAGGAGCTTCTCCATTTGCAAGGATCTCTTCTCACCCAGCAACCTCTCCGTATGCAGGGACCTCTCTTCACCCAGCAACCTCTCCTCCTGCAGGGATCTCCCAGCCAGCCACACAATTGGACTCTACCTCAACAGAGGACACCAGTTTTGTCCCCAGCAGCAGCTCCAAGTCCAG GGTATCCGTCCCTTTGATCAGAATCTTGGCCCCAGTCCTGGTACTGCTAGCCCTTCTGCTGGCCACAGGCCTGGCCGCCCTCGGCAGCTGCATGTTTCAATGGAGAGAAAAAG ctCAGCTGGCCTCGGAGACACAGAAGAAGGACAATGTCCATCTCTCCCACTTG ACTTCAGAGGATGACGAAGCCTCTTGGCGGGACCATAAGGGAGACATGACCCCAGCCTCTACCCTCCCCATGTCTGGGGACGAGCCGGGCTTTTCAAAGTTCAGCTCAGTCTAG
- the CD300LG gene encoding CMRF35-like molecule 9 isoform X15: MRPLLMLWGCLVLPGYGSVVDPKEISGFEGDTVSLQCTYGEELKKHQKYWCREAGLFISRCTGTVFSGEYGQEGRVSVHDNPRENRFTVILRNLTLKDTGKYWCGVKKLGFDKTMSVSLLVFPGTSPHPATSPFARISPHPAASPYAGTSLHPAASPFARISPHPAASPFARISPHPATSPYAGTSLHPGASPFARISSHPATSPYAGTSLHPATSPPAGISQPATQLDSTSTEDTSFVPSSSSKSRVSVPLIRILAPVLVLLALLLATGLAALGSCMFQWREKGAGEQLCPGVHCDQACRAHWASRQPRALCQLQHGDLVPEPDFRG; the protein is encoded by the exons ATGCGGCCCCTCCTCATGCTATGGGGCTGCCTCGTGCTCCCAG GTTACGGATCGGTGGTGGACCCAAAGGAGATCAGTGGCTTCGAAGGTGACACTGTGTCCCTGCAATGCACCTACGGGGAGGAGCTAAAGAAGCACCAGAAATACTGGTGCCGCGAGGCCGGGCTCTTCATCTCCCGCTGCACTGGGactgtcttctctggagaatacGGCCAGGAGGGAAGGGTGTCGGTCCACGACAACCCGCGGGAGAACAGGTTCACGGTCATCCTGAGGAACCTCACCCTGAAGGACACGGGGAAGTACTGGTGTGGGGTCAAAAAACTGGGCTTCGATAAGACTATGTCAGTCTCTCTGCTTGTCTTTCCAG GGACCTCTCCTCACCCGGCAACCTCTCCGTTTGCAAGGATCTCTCCTCACCCAGCAGCTTCTCCGTATGCAGGGACCTCTCTCCACCCAGCAGCTTCTCCATTTGCAAGGATCTCTCCTCACCCAGCAGCTTCTCCATTTGCAAGGATCTCTCCTCACCCAGCAACCTCTCCGTATGCAGGGACCTCTCTCCACCCAGGAGCTTCTCCATTTGCAAGGATCTCTTCTCACCCAGCAACCTCTCCGTATGCAGGGACCTCTCTTCACCCAGCAACCTCTCCTCCTGCAGGGATCTCCCAGCCAGCCACACAATTGGACTCTACCTCAACAGAGGACACCAGTTTTGTCCCCAGCAGCAGCTCCAAGTCCAG GGTATCCGTCCCTTTGATCAGAATCTTGGCCCCAGTCCTGGTACTGCTAGCCCTTCTGCTGGCCACAGGCCTGGCCGCCCTCGGCAGCTGCATGTTTCAATGGAGAGAAAAAG GCGCTGGGGAACAGCTGTGTCCCGGAGTCCACTGTGATCAAGCTTGCAGAGCCCACTGGGCCTCCCGCCAGCCCCGAGCCCTCTGCCAGCTCCAACACGGAGATCTGGTGCCTGAGCCAG ACTTCAGAGGATGA